A region from the Candidatus Cloacimonadota bacterium genome encodes:
- a CDS encoding NADH-quinone oxidoreductase subunit D: MEDFNRDKFPPIVNGKPIIDLDSQKFLKVWQGPQHPGVTGNMALEVTLSGDEVVDLKTHVGYLHRGFEKLMERRKYLQCFTIVCRICVPEPDTNEYVFAAAVEDLAGIKVPEKALWLRTLTLEMSRLASFLMWIGGQAGSLGMGTIAQWTVAQRDYILDLFEELTGGRVYHMYIVPGGVRGDVPEGFFEHVEDVMKGVEKVLADVEIALLNNAIFKKRAKGLGIISQDMVDEYGIVGPNARAAGFVRDIRKDTPYAAYDQLDFTVITGTKSDALERTYVRFQEMLQCVSLIRQIARRIPKKGALYTQIPNPLHWKIPAGETYIRAEASRGEYGYYMVSDGSEYPRRVQVRGPSYTHAIAVLEELAVGTNLADLAGLMVSLHTCPPEIER, from the coding sequence ATGGAAGATTTTAATCGAGATAAATTTCCCCCTATCGTCAATGGAAAACCGATCATAGACCTTGATTCTCAGAAATTTTTGAAGGTTTGGCAGGGTCCTCAACACCCGGGTGTTACCGGTAATATGGCTCTGGAAGTGACACTTAGCGGAGATGAAGTTGTTGATCTAAAAACTCATGTCGGATACCTCCATCGCGGATTTGAAAAACTGATGGAACGAAGGAAATATTTGCAATGCTTCACTATCGTATGCAGAATCTGTGTGCCCGAACCTGATACGAACGAATATGTTTTTGCTGCTGCTGTTGAGGATCTTGCAGGTATTAAGGTTCCTGAAAAAGCACTCTGGCTTAGAACGCTAACCCTTGAAATGTCTCGTCTGGCGAGTTTTCTTATGTGGATCGGCGGTCAGGCAGGTTCTCTTGGAATGGGTACGATTGCCCAATGGACTGTCGCCCAGCGCGATTACATTCTCGACCTTTTTGAAGAATTAACAGGAGGAAGAGTGTATCACATGTATATCGTTCCGGGTGGTGTACGTGGCGATGTTCCTGAAGGCTTTTTCGAACATGTTGAAGATGTAATGAAAGGTGTGGAAAAGGTACTCGCTGATGTAGAAATTGCCCTGCTCAACAATGCAATTTTCAAAAAAAGAGCAAAAGGACTCGGTATTATTTCACAAGACATGGTCGATGAATATGGCATCGTGGGACCGAATGCACGTGCAGCAGGATTCGTAAGAGATATCCGAAAGGACACACCCTATGCTGCATATGACCAGCTGGATTTCACTGTGATAACAGGAACAAAATCTGATGCTCTTGAACGAACATACGTACGCTTTCAGGAAATGCTGCAATGTGTGTCTCTCATACGACAAATTGCTAGGAGGATACCGAAAAAGGGAGCATTGTATACACAAATACCCAATCCGCTTCACTGGAAAATTCCTGCCGGCGAAACGTATATTCGGGCTGAAGCGTCACGGGGAGAATATGGTTATTACATGGTTTCCGATGGTTCTGAATATCCAAGAAGAGTACAAGTACGTGGACCAAGTTATACCCATGCAATCGCAGTTTTGGAAGAACTGGCTGTCGGAACGAACCTGGCCGACCTCGCAGGACTGATGGTCTCCCTTCATACCTGCCCACCAGAAATCGAGAGGTAA
- a CDS encoding HAD family phosphatase — protein MPSRKYKALIFDLGNVIIDISPKNACDYWAKVNGILPGQLYLRFPFDDVYAQFERGEISPDFFRSHVTQCLEIELTPQQFDEGWSMILIKIRDGISELLHNLSKHYRVFALSNTNEIHVPMWQEMCTPILPYFEKIFSSNEIGFRKPEKESFVHVLDYLDLVPEEVIFLDDNYENVIAAEEIGMKAVHVIDYEQMMKELTKIGIM, from the coding sequence ATGCCCTCCCGAAAATACAAAGCTCTTATCTTTGACCTCGGTAATGTCATCATTGATATTTCCCCAAAAAATGCCTGCGATTACTGGGCAAAGGTCAACGGAATACTACCAGGACAGTTATATCTTCGCTTCCCCTTTGATGATGTTTATGCACAATTCGAACGCGGTGAGATATCTCCTGATTTTTTTAGATCTCATGTTACTCAATGTCTTGAAATTGAACTTACTCCACAGCAATTTGATGAAGGGTGGAGTATGATCTTGATAAAGATCAGGGATGGTATTTCAGAGCTTCTGCATAATCTGAGTAAACATTATCGAGTATTTGCGTTATCGAACACGAATGAAATACACGTTCCCATGTGGCAGGAAATGTGTACGCCGATTCTTCCTTATTTTGAGAAAATATTTTCATCAAATGAGATCGGTTTCCGCAAACCGGAGAAAGAATCGTTTGTCCATGTGCTTGATTATTTAGATCTTGTACCGGAAGAAGTTATCTTTTTGGATGATAATTATGAAAATGTGATTGCTGCAGAAGAGATCGGCATGAAAGCAGTTCATGTTATCGATTATGAACAAATGATGAAGGAGCTTACAAAAATCGGGATTATGTGA
- a CDS encoding DUF4147 domain-containing protein translates to MNHSEYLNILKELFYAGIEAVEPTSLIHNYLNLEKNTLILKTEKDYKLFNLDTFDEIYVIGAGKASESMAERIYEILGDSIKSGLVVTKEAKYFNIGMIHVMEAGHPFPDERSVNCGTTLQVMAHRAKEKTLFISLISGGASALVEVPRVDFADGEEVKLSLEDIVEVNKLLLHCGASIEEINCVRKHISMIKGGYLSAWMYPATALNLILSDDELDRIDVIGSGLTTYDETFFEDVLWIIEKYDIKEKMPEKVMKIFEWGVNDKILETPKSEKLVFDKTTNVIIGNNAKVLNALKNRAKELGFTSIVIDKWIKGESRAAGRELYGEALKIKYDKIRKKPVILISGGETTVNVQGGGKGGRNQEMALAFLEEMERNPGDSQGIYFLSASTDGNDGPTDAAGAFASSEIAQTVKLKGISISEYLSRNDSYTFFDSCGYLFKTGYTGTNVCDVQIVLIT, encoded by the coding sequence ATGAATCATTCGGAATACCTGAATATACTCAAAGAACTTTTTTATGCAGGAATTGAAGCTGTTGAGCCAACCTCTTTAATACATAATTATTTAAATTTAGAAAAAAATACTCTTATTCTCAAAACAGAGAAAGATTATAAATTGTTCAATCTTGATACATTCGATGAAATCTACGTTATTGGCGCAGGCAAAGCAAGTGAATCCATGGCTGAAAGGATATATGAAATTCTTGGTGATTCAATAAAAAGCGGTTTGGTCGTAACAAAAGAAGCAAAATATTTTAATATTGGTATGATCCATGTTATGGAGGCAGGGCATCCTTTTCCGGATGAGAGGAGTGTCAATTGCGGGACTACATTGCAGGTTATGGCTCATAGAGCAAAAGAGAAAACATTGTTTATCTCTCTTATTTCTGGAGGAGCATCTGCTTTGGTCGAAGTACCAAGAGTTGATTTCGCAGATGGAGAGGAAGTAAAACTTTCTCTCGAGGATATTGTCGAGGTGAATAAGCTCCTTCTTCATTGCGGTGCATCGATCGAAGAGATCAATTGTGTGCGTAAGCATATTTCAATGATCAAGGGTGGGTATCTTTCTGCATGGATGTATCCTGCCACAGCACTCAATCTCATTCTTTCGGATGACGAACTCGACCGGATCGATGTGATAGGCTCAGGACTGACCACCTATGATGAAACCTTTTTTGAGGATGTACTCTGGATCATTGAGAAGTATGATATCAAAGAAAAAATGCCCGAAAAGGTCATGAAGATCTTTGAGTGGGGTGTTAATGACAAAATTTTAGAAACACCAAAATCCGAAAAACTTGTTTTTGATAAAACAACGAATGTGATCATAGGGAACAATGCAAAAGTATTGAATGCTCTTAAAAATAGAGCGAAGGAATTGGGTTTCACGTCTATTGTAATAGATAAATGGATTAAAGGAGAAAGCCGTGCTGCAGGCAGAGAGCTTTACGGAGAAGCACTTAAGATTAAATATGACAAAATCCGAAAAAAACCGGTTATACTTATAAGTGGTGGTGAGACAACAGTGAATGTTCAAGGTGGGGGAAAAGGTGGAAGGAACCAGGAAATGGCATTGGCATTTCTTGAGGAAATGGAAAGAAATCCTGGAGATTCGCAAGGAATATATTTTCTTTCTGCGAGTACAGATGGCAATGACGGACCAACCGATGCAGCAGGTGCTTTTGCATCCTCGGAAATCGCACAGACTGTAAAATTAAAAGGTATCTCAATCAGTGAATATTTGAGCAGGAACGATTCCTATACATTTTTCGATTCCTGCGGTTATTTGTTCAAAACGGGATATACCGGTACAAATGTATGTGATGTTCAGATCGTGTTGATCACATAA
- a CDS encoding FAD-dependent oxidoreductase, with amino-acid sequence MKLKDWISPFYVWKRAFEKPFTVPKPLDERPGSSRYRGFHKNDLEKCIGCGTCSSICQNHAIDMVPVEGIETTKGDSGLRPRIDYGRCCWCALCVDICPTTSLSMSNEYLWIDTDAEVFRFIPGAENKPWDNVQEGYTREESYHIVDPERVTMEMLPPDERVKSFLEMVKGYSREQAQKEADRCIQCGICTATCPAHMDIPGYIKAVRENNIKDGLKLMYETNPMPAMCGRVCTHQCEDVCALGHSGDPISIRWLKRYLADQVELDDYAKAMLVAIDSNGKHVAIIGAGPGGLSAAYYLRLLGYDITIYEAKDYAGGMTRYGIPEYRLPYDQLDKDISYILSLGINIQYNTRVGEDITFEQVYTSFDAVLISVGLLTPYKMEIPGEELPGNISGLEVLDMVTRGEKVYFGNRVAVIGGGNVAMDAARTARTFGADVTLLYRRRIEDMPADEEEIIDAEHEKVEFITQAIPLRIEQTEDNKLRFIFGLAEMVDQGDEKRPRPVLIEGKEHSIDVDMVISAIGQGADFSFLPMHYEALFSRRNQLKIDEFCRTNDPKIFAAGDIANKTKDAISAIADGHRAAKTIDHMLQKEGI; translated from the coding sequence ATGAAATTGAAAGACTGGATTTCACCTTTTTATGTATGGAAACGCGCATTTGAAAAACCCTTTACAGTTCCAAAACCTCTGGATGAAAGACCCGGGTCTTCACGATATAGAGGATTTCATAAGAATGATCTTGAAAAATGCATAGGATGCGGAACCTGCTCCTCGATCTGTCAAAATCATGCAATCGACATGGTCCCTGTGGAAGGCATTGAAACAACCAAAGGTGACAGCGGATTACGTCCGAGGATTGATTACGGACGCTGCTGCTGGTGTGCACTATGTGTCGACATCTGCCCGACAACATCGCTTTCTATGAGCAACGAATATTTATGGATAGACACTGATGCAGAAGTATTCAGATTTATACCGGGTGCAGAAAATAAACCATGGGATAATGTACAGGAAGGTTATACACGAGAAGAATCATATCATATTGTTGATCCTGAGCGTGTTACAATGGAAATGCTACCTCCGGATGAGCGTGTTAAATCATTCCTTGAAATGGTTAAAGGATACTCAAGAGAACAAGCCCAGAAAGAAGCTGACCGTTGTATCCAATGTGGAATCTGCACCGCTACCTGTCCTGCTCATATGGATATTCCCGGATATATTAAAGCTGTTCGAGAAAACAATATAAAAGACGGTCTTAAGCTCATGTATGAGACCAATCCTATGCCTGCAATGTGCGGACGTGTCTGCACACACCAGTGTGAGGACGTTTGCGCATTAGGTCATTCCGGTGATCCTATTTCGATCCGATGGCTCAAGCGATACCTTGCAGATCAGGTTGAGCTTGATGACTATGCAAAAGCAATGCTGGTCGCGATAGATTCAAACGGAAAGCATGTCGCCATTATCGGGGCTGGACCCGGCGGTTTGAGCGCTGCTTATTATTTGCGATTATTGGGTTATGATATTACAATTTATGAAGCCAAAGACTATGCAGGCGGCATGACGCGATACGGAATCCCTGAATATCGTCTCCCCTATGACCAGCTTGATAAAGACATATCATATATTCTTTCACTCGGTATAAACATTCAGTATAATACCCGTGTAGGTGAAGACATCACTTTCGAACAGGTATATACTTCATTTGATGCAGTCTTGATTTCAGTCGGATTACTTACTCCCTACAAGATGGAAATTCCCGGAGAAGAACTGCCCGGCAACATCTCAGGACTTGAAGTTCTTGATATGGTAACGAGAGGTGAAAAAGTATATTTTGGAAATAGAGTAGCTGTGATCGGTGGCGGAAACGTCGCCATGGATGCTGCACGAACCGCTCGAACTTTTGGTGCAGATGTCACACTTTTATATAGAAGAAGGATCGAGGATATGCCTGCTGACGAAGAAGAGATCATCGATGCGGAGCATGAAAAAGTGGAGTTTATCACACAAGCAATACCACTTCGTATCGAACAAACTGAGGATAACAAGCTTCGTTTTATCTTTGGTTTGGCAGAAATGGTCGATCAGGGAGACGAAAAGAGACCACGGCCTGTTCTCATAGAAGGTAAAGAACATTCGATCGATGTAGATATGGTGATCTCGGCAATCGGTCAAGGTGCAGATTTTTCATTCCTTCCAATGCATTATGAAGCACTTTTCAGCAGAAGGAATCAATTGAAGATCGATGAATTTTGCAGAACAAACGATCCAAAAATATTCGCTGCAGGCGACATTGCAAACAAAACAAAAGATGCAATCAGCGCCATTGCTGATGGACATCGTGCAGCAAAAACGATCGATCATATGCTACAAAAAGAAGGAATATAA
- a CDS encoding DUF2179 domain-containing protein, translating to MFTDSGLISYGLLPLLIFLSRIFDVSLGTLRIIFVNRGMKFLAPIIGFFEVFIWLVVIGQIMQNLTNITNYIAYAGGFAMGNFVGILLEQKLAMGIVLLRIITMKKAKELIVYFRGLGYRVTHVPAEANDGKVEIIFIPIKRKDIRSVIEAIRKYNENALYTFEDVRAISEWAIPGRKKRHLVPSFKAYPHLFKFKRKSK from the coding sequence ATGTTTACGGATTCTGGATTGATCTCATACGGCCTACTTCCTCTCCTTATATTTCTCTCTCGTATCTTTGATGTTTCGCTGGGCACGCTCCGCATCATCTTTGTCAATCGGGGGATGAAGTTCCTTGCTCCCATCATCGGCTTTTTTGAAGTGTTCATCTGGCTGGTGGTGATCGGACAGATCATGCAGAATCTTACGAATATCACAAATTATATTGCTTATGCCGGCGGGTTTGCTATGGGCAATTTCGTGGGAATCCTTCTCGAACAAAAACTTGCAATGGGAATCGTTCTCCTTCGTATCATCACGATGAAAAAAGCAAAGGAACTGATAGTGTATTTCCGCGGACTTGGCTATCGTGTGACCCACGTTCCTGCAGAAGCAAACGACGGAAAAGTAGAGATCATCTTTATCCCTATCAAAAGAAAGGATATTAGATCTGTTATCGAAGCAATACGAAAATATAACGAGAACGCGCTTTACACATTTGAGGATGTTCGAGCTATCAGCGAATGGGCAATACCTGGAAGAAAAAAACGTCATCTTGTACCCTCTTTCAAAGCATATCCGCACTTGTTCAAATTTAAACGCAAAAGCAAGTAA
- a CDS encoding HAD-IA family hydrolase, translating to MKKITHIIFDLSEVLVSGLVGIEEEISSLTGVPQDQILRKFGGNNLILLCKNKMTENEYLNRLIKRENWSCSKKQLATIIRNNFHHIFDCMDDLIVKLSEEYTCILLSDHAREWIEYIEEYHEFLKMFKYRLYSFMTGHIKDEEHNFQKILNDLHINAQNCIFIDDSESNISTAKKCGIHSILFQGHEKLVSDLARLGIHP from the coding sequence ATGAAAAAAATTACTCATATTATCTTTGATCTGTCCGAAGTACTCGTTTCCGGACTTGTGGGTATAGAGGAAGAGATAAGTTCATTAACAGGAGTTCCCCAAGATCAGATACTCAGAAAATTTGGTGGGAACAATCTTATACTACTCTGTAAAAATAAAATGACAGAAAATGAGTATCTAAACAGGCTGATCAAACGCGAAAACTGGTCTTGTTCGAAGAAACAGCTTGCAACAATTATCAGAAATAATTTTCATCATATTTTTGATTGTATGGATGACTTGATCGTAAAACTATCAGAGGAATATACCTGTATCCTCTTGAGCGATCATGCAAGGGAATGGATCGAATATATTGAAGAATATCATGAGTTTCTCAAGATGTTTAAGTATCGACTCTATTCGTTTATGACAGGTCATATCAAAGACGAGGAGCACAATTTCCAAAAGATCCTGAACGATTTGCATATCAACGCACAGAACTGCATTTTTATTGATGATTCAGAATCAAACATATCCACAGCAAAAAAATGCGGTATCCATAGCATTCTTTTCCAGGGGCATGAAAAACTGGTATCTGACCTGGCACGATTGGGTATTCATCCATGA